The following proteins are encoded in a genomic region of Bos javanicus breed banteng chromosome 20, ARS-OSU_banteng_1.0, whole genome shotgun sequence:
- the LOC133233451 gene encoding beta-hexosaminidase subunit beta-like isoform X2, whose protein sequence is MAFNKFNVLHWHIVDDQSFPYQSISFPELSNKGSYFLSHVYTPNDVRTVIEYARLRGIRILPEFDSPGHTASWGKGQEDLLTPCYHAREPSGTFGPINPILNSTYSFLSKLFKEISTVFPDEFIHLGGDEVNFNCWKSNPAVLRFMRNKRFGKIEKLQSFYMQMVLDMISAMKKRSVVWQEVYDDEGELTPGTVVQVWKKQNFPMKLSQVTAAGFPVILSAPWYLDLISYGEDWRQYYSVKPLNFAGTPEQKQLVIGGEACIWGEYVDATNLTPRLWPRASAVGERLWSHQEVTDLEDAYRRLTRHRCRMVGRGIAAQPLFTGYCEHEGGM, encoded by the exons GGAAGCTATTTTTTGTCTCATGTGTATACACCAAACGATGTCCGTACAGTGATTGAATATGCCCGATTACGAGGGATTCGCATCCTGCCAGAATTTGATAGCCCTGGACATACGGCATCTTGGGGAAAAG GCCAGGAAGACCTCCTGACTCCATGTTATCATGCGAGAGAGCCATCTGGGACTTTTGGACCTATAAACCCTATATTGAATTCAACTTACAGCTTCCTGTCTaaacttttcaaagaaattaGTACTGTGTTTCCAGATGAATTCATTCATCTGGGAGGAGATGAAGTAAATTTTAATTGTTG GAAGTCCAATCCAGCAGTCCTGCGTTTCATGAGGAACAAACGCTTTGGCAAAATTGAGAAACTACAATCTTTCTATATGCAGAT GGTTTTGGAtatgatttcagccatgaagaAGAGATCCGTAGTCTGGCAAGAGGTTTATGATGATGAAGGCGAG CTTACACCAGGCACAGTAGTTCAAGTGTGGAAAAAGCAGAACTTTCCTATGAAACTAAGTCAAGTTACAGCAGCTGGCTTCCCTGTGATCCTTTCTGCTCCTTGGTACTTAGATTTGATCAGTTATGGAGAAGACTGGAGACAGTACTACTCTGTGAAGCCTCTTAACTTTGCGG GTACTCCGGAACAGAAACAGCTCGTCATTGGTGGAGAAGCCTGCATATGGGGAGAGTATGTGGATGCAACTAACCTTACTCCAAGATTATG GCCTCGGGCGAGTGCTGTTGGTGAGAGACTCTGGAGTCACCAAGAAGTCACAGACCTAGAGGATGCCTACAGGAGGCTAACAAGACACCGCTGCAGAATGGTCGG ACGAGGAATAGCTGCACAACCTCTCTTTACTGGATATTGTGAGCATGAGGGCGGAATGTAA